A part of Streptomyces sp. NBC_01235 genomic DNA contains:
- a CDS encoding SpoIIE family protein phosphatase, with protein MVDRGASALSLPDDWPAHPDPILALNRMGSFDWDLDSGQFHMDARAHEIFDLRPDEYDGNPASLAVRVPPAEGTRLDELVSQAIKDGSENYGAYFRMRLRDGTLRWTHTQGCIRRDDIGRPRRIVGIVRDATDELSDLAARRDEAALDDARREQTNVVQLTTAALAHARTVQDVIDVLKDTHGLTHLGATSLVMGLVEAGRIRLIAEGPEGSFVPGTLVTRIDEPYPMSEVVRTLTPRFIESPEEFAGGYPVLWPHLTDLKITSAAYLPLIVQARPIGAMGLLYSDRRGFTTEERNILVALGSSIAQSLQRAMFYEQEKDIAQGLQQAMLPRTIPSVPGADVAVRYRAATIGGSLGRDIGGDWYDLIPLPGGRVGAVIGDVQGHDTHAAAVMGQLRIVLRAYAAEGHTPATVMARASVFLHELDTDRFATCLYAEADLSTGVVQVVRAGHIDPLLRSPDGTCRRISVPGGLPLGLSAEFGSLQYPVGTVELDPGHTLLLCTDGLVEKPGADVDDGMRALAAMVAAGPADVRKLADQLIEVAEEQGGDDDVALLLLRRRGPDSPQAGSRLQQHVAPGDPEALTEARHMIRAAVRAWGARDRSDEIELVADEVITNALMHTEGSAIVTLRALTGGERRLRVEVEDSSSALPRRREAGESGVSGRGLLLVDLLTDAWGVEARGGGKCVWCEFVVREDRRREDRRRRT; from the coding sequence ATGGTTGATCGGGGAGCGAGCGCCCTGTCACTCCCGGACGACTGGCCCGCCCACCCGGATCCGATCCTGGCGCTCAACCGCATGGGCAGCTTCGACTGGGACCTGGACTCCGGGCAGTTCCACATGGACGCCCGGGCTCACGAGATCTTCGACCTGCGACCCGACGAGTACGACGGCAACCCTGCCTCCCTCGCCGTCCGGGTCCCGCCGGCCGAGGGCACCCGGCTGGACGAGCTGGTCTCCCAGGCCATCAAGGACGGCAGCGAGAACTACGGCGCCTACTTTCGTATGCGGCTGCGCGACGGCACTCTGCGCTGGACCCACACGCAGGGCTGCATCCGGCGCGACGACATCGGCCGCCCGCGCCGCATCGTCGGCATCGTGCGCGACGCGACCGACGAGCTGAGCGACCTCGCCGCCCGCCGTGACGAGGCCGCCCTCGACGACGCGCGCCGCGAGCAGACCAACGTCGTCCAGCTCACGACGGCGGCCCTGGCGCACGCCCGCACCGTGCAGGACGTCATCGACGTCCTCAAGGACACCCACGGCCTCACCCACCTCGGCGCGACCAGCCTCGTCATGGGCCTGGTCGAGGCCGGGCGGATCCGGCTGATCGCCGAGGGGCCGGAGGGCAGTTTCGTGCCCGGCACGCTGGTCACCCGGATCGACGAGCCGTACCCGATGAGCGAGGTCGTGCGCACCCTCACGCCCCGCTTCATCGAGTCACCGGAGGAGTTCGCGGGCGGCTATCCCGTGCTGTGGCCGCACCTGACCGACCTGAAGATCACCTCGGCGGCCTATCTGCCGCTCATCGTGCAGGCCCGCCCGATCGGCGCGATGGGCCTGCTCTACAGCGACCGCCGCGGCTTCACCACGGAGGAGCGCAACATACTCGTCGCGCTCGGCAGCAGCATCGCGCAGAGCCTGCAACGCGCCATGTTCTACGAGCAGGAGAAGGACATCGCCCAGGGCCTCCAGCAGGCCATGCTGCCGCGCACCATCCCCAGCGTGCCCGGCGCCGACGTCGCCGTCCGCTACCGTGCCGCCACCATCGGCGGCTCCCTGGGCCGGGACATCGGTGGCGACTGGTACGACCTGATCCCGCTGCCCGGGGGCCGGGTCGGCGCCGTGATCGGCGACGTCCAGGGTCACGACACGCACGCCGCCGCCGTCATGGGCCAGCTGCGCATCGTTCTGAGGGCCTACGCGGCCGAGGGCCACACCCCGGCCACCGTGATGGCACGGGCCTCCGTCTTCCTGCACGAGCTCGACACCGACCGCTTCGCCACCTGCCTGTACGCGGAGGCCGACCTCTCCACCGGGGTCGTGCAGGTGGTCCGCGCCGGGCACATCGACCCCCTTCTGCGTTCCCCCGACGGGACCTGCCGGCGCATCTCCGTGCCCGGCGGCCTGCCGCTCGGCCTGTCCGCCGAGTTCGGCAGCCTGCAGTACCCCGTCGGCACCGTCGAGCTCGACCCCGGCCACACCCTGTTGCTGTGCACCGACGGTCTCGTCGAGAAGCCCGGCGCCGACGTCGACGACGGCATGCGGGCCCTCGCCGCCATGGTCGCCGCGGGCCCCGCGGACGTACGGAAGCTCGCCGACCAGCTCATCGAGGTCGCCGAGGAGCAGGGCGGGGACGACGACGTCGCCCTGCTCCTGCTGCGCCGGCGCGGCCCGGACAGCCCGCAGGCAGGGAGCCGGCTTCAGCAGCACGTGGCGCCCGGCGACCCGGAGGCCCTCACCGAGGCCCGGCACATGATCCGCGCCGCCGTCCGTGCCTGGGGCGCCCGGGACCGCTCCGACGAGATCGAGCTGGTCGCCGACGAGGTGATCACCAACGCCCTCATGCACACCGAGGGCTCCGCGATCGTCACCCTGCGGGCGCTCACCGGCGGCGAACGCCGGCTGCGCGTCGAGGTCGAGGACTCCTCCAGCGCCCTCCCGCGCCGCCGCGAGGCCGGCGAGTCGGGTGTCTCGGGGCGGGGCCTGCTGCTGGTGGACCTGCTCACCGACGCGTGGGGCGTGGAGGCGCGGGGCGGCGGCAAGTGCGTGTGGTGCGAGTTCGTCGTACGCGAGGACCGCAGACGCGAGGACCGCAGACGGAGGACGTGA
- a CDS encoding amidohydrolase family protein: MTVDAHHHVWDLSVRDQDWIDEGSPLRRDFAVEDLVPQARAAGIDRTVLVQTVTVAEETPEFLALAAGHELIAGVVGWTDLTRPDVAEELARLRELPGGRYLKGIRHQVQGEPDPEWLLRADVRRGLAAVADAGLVHDLVVLPHQLPACTKAAASLPELTFVLDHLGKPPIASGALEPWACDIRTLAALPNTVCKLSGMVTEADPVSWSIDDLRPYAHTVLEAFGPARLMFGSDWPVCTPTASYGEVLDLARQLTDPCDHDQIFETTAVRVYDL; this comes from the coding sequence ATGACCGTCGACGCCCACCACCACGTCTGGGACCTGTCCGTACGGGACCAGGACTGGATCGACGAAGGCAGCCCGCTCCGGCGGGACTTCGCCGTCGAGGATCTCGTGCCGCAGGCCCGCGCGGCCGGGATCGACCGTACCGTCCTGGTCCAGACGGTCACCGTGGCCGAGGAGACCCCCGAGTTCCTCGCCCTCGCGGCCGGGCACGAGCTGATCGCGGGCGTCGTCGGCTGGACCGACCTCACCCGCCCGGATGTGGCCGAGGAACTGGCCCGGCTGCGGGAACTCCCCGGCGGCCGGTACCTCAAGGGGATCCGGCACCAGGTCCAGGGCGAGCCGGACCCGGAGTGGCTGCTGCGGGCGGACGTACGGCGGGGTCTGGCCGCCGTCGCCGACGCGGGGCTGGTCCACGACCTGGTGGTGCTGCCCCACCAGCTCCCGGCCTGCACCAAGGCGGCCGCCTCCCTGCCCGAACTCACCTTCGTCCTCGACCACTTGGGCAAGCCGCCCATCGCCTCCGGCGCGCTGGAGCCCTGGGCCTGCGACATCAGGACCCTCGCCGCCCTGCCCAACACGGTCTGCAAACTCTCCGGCATGGTCACCGAGGCCGATCCCGTGTCCTGGAGCATCGACGACCTGCGCCCGTACGCGCACACGGTACTGGAGGCCTTCGGCCCCGCCCGGCTGATGTTCGGCTCGGACTGGCCGGTGTGCACGCCCACCGCGTCGTACGGCGAAGTCCTCGACCTCGCACGGCAGTTGACCGACCCGTGCGACCACGACCAGATCTTCGAGACCACCGCCGTCCGCGTCTACGACCTCTGA
- a CDS encoding L-rhamnose mutarotase — MRVALHTKVRADRIDAYEAAHREVPKELTDAIRAAGTTSWTIWRSGTDLFHVLECEDYARLLAELEKLPVNMVWQARMAELLDVVHDYSDEGAGAGLPVVWELP, encoded by the coding sequence ATGAGGGTCGCCCTGCACACCAAGGTCCGCGCCGACCGGATCGACGCCTACGAGGCCGCACACCGCGAGGTGCCGAAGGAGCTGACGGACGCCATCCGAGCCGCCGGCACCACCTCCTGGACGATCTGGCGCAGCGGCACGGACCTGTTCCACGTCCTGGAGTGCGAGGACTACGCCCGCCTCCTCGCCGAGCTGGAGAAACTGCCGGTCAACATGGTGTGGCAGGCGCGGATGGCCGAGCTGCTGGACGTGGTGCACGACTACTCCGACGAGGGAGCCGGCGCGGGCCTGCCGGTCGTCTGGGAGTTGCCATGA
- a CDS encoding Fpg/Nei family DNA glycosylase: MPELPEVEALKDFLAEHLVGHEIVRVLPVAISVLKTYDPPVTAVEGQEVTAVRRHGKFLDLTTGDGLHLVTHLARAGWLHWKDRLPDGPPRPGRGPLALRVALETGEGFDLTEAGTQKRLAVYVVRDPQQVPGVARLGPDPLAADFDEPRFAALLAGERRRLKGALRDQSLIAGVGNAYSDEILHAARMSPFKLAASLTPEQTHTLYEALRTTLTEAVERSRGVAAGRLKAEKKSGLRVHGRTGESCPVCGDTVREVSFSDSSLQYCPTCQTGGKPLADRRMSRLLK, from the coding sequence ATGCCGGAACTCCCCGAGGTGGAAGCGCTCAAGGACTTCCTGGCCGAACATCTCGTCGGCCACGAGATCGTGCGCGTGCTGCCCGTCGCGATCAGCGTGCTGAAGACGTACGACCCGCCCGTCACCGCCGTGGAGGGACAGGAAGTCACCGCCGTGCGCCGGCACGGCAAGTTCCTCGACCTGACGACCGGCGACGGACTGCACCTCGTCACGCACCTCGCCCGCGCGGGCTGGCTGCACTGGAAGGACCGTCTTCCCGACGGCCCGCCGCGCCCCGGCAGGGGCCCCCTCGCCCTGCGGGTCGCCCTGGAGACAGGAGAGGGCTTCGACCTCACCGAGGCCGGCACCCAGAAGCGGCTCGCGGTGTACGTCGTCCGAGACCCGCAGCAGGTCCCCGGCGTCGCCCGGCTGGGCCCCGACCCGCTCGCCGCCGACTTCGACGAGCCCCGCTTCGCCGCACTCCTCGCCGGCGAGCGCCGCCGACTCAAGGGCGCCCTGCGCGACCAGAGCCTGATCGCGGGCGTCGGCAACGCCTACAGCGACGAGATCCTGCACGCGGCGAGGATGTCCCCCTTCAAGCTCGCGGCGTCCCTGACGCCCGAGCAGACCCACACCCTCTACGAGGCCCTGCGCACGACGCTCACCGAGGCGGTCGAGCGCTCGCGGGGTGTGGCGGCGGGGCGCCTCAAGGCCGAGAAGAAGAGCGGCCTGCGCGTCCACGGCCGCACCGGCGAATCCTGCCCGGTGTGCGGCGACACCGTCCGCGAGGTCTCCTTCAGCGACTCCTCGCTCCAGTACTGCCCGACCTGCCAGACCGGCGGCAAGCCGCTGGCGGACCGCCGGATGTCCCGGCTGCTGAAGTAG
- a CDS encoding aldo/keto reductase, with protein MTALGRSGVEVTALGLGAAPLANLYTEVTDEQAYDTVTAAWRRGVRYFDTAPHYGLGLSERRLGAALREHPRTAYTVSTKVGRRLEPVHPPCGDDLANGFAVPATHRRVWDFSADGVRRSLEASLERLGLDHVDVVFLHDPDDHAEQAFREGFPALEKLRSEGVVGAIGAGMNQAEMLTRFVRETDVDVVLCAGRYTLLDQRARTELLPAAVERGVSVIIGGAFNSGLLADPRAGATYNYAQAPVELLETALRMKAVADRHGVTLRAAALAFCAAHPAVASVLVGARSAAEADDCAEQFATAVPDALWEELRDTGLLPAEELS; from the coding sequence GTGACCGCCCTCGGCCGCAGTGGCGTCGAGGTCACCGCCCTCGGCCTCGGTGCCGCACCCCTCGCCAACCTCTACACCGAGGTCACCGACGAGCAGGCGTACGACACCGTGACCGCCGCCTGGCGGCGGGGCGTGCGCTACTTCGACACCGCGCCGCACTACGGGCTCGGTCTGTCCGAGCGGCGCCTGGGCGCTGCCCTTCGCGAGCACCCGCGCACCGCGTACACGGTCTCCACGAAGGTGGGCCGCCGTCTGGAACCCGTGCACCCGCCGTGCGGCGACGACCTGGCCAACGGCTTCGCGGTGCCCGCCACGCATCGCCGGGTGTGGGACTTCAGCGCCGACGGCGTACGCCGCTCCCTGGAGGCCTCCCTCGAACGGCTCGGCCTCGACCACGTCGACGTCGTGTTCCTGCACGACCCCGACGACCATGCCGAACAGGCTTTCCGGGAGGGCTTTCCCGCCCTGGAGAAGCTGCGCTCGGAGGGGGTGGTGGGCGCGATCGGCGCCGGTATGAACCAGGCCGAGATGCTCACCCGGTTCGTCCGCGAAACCGACGTGGACGTGGTGCTCTGCGCGGGCCGCTACACCCTGCTCGACCAGCGCGCCCGCACCGAACTGCTGCCCGCGGCCGTCGAACGGGGCGTCTCGGTGATCATCGGCGGCGCCTTCAACTCGGGTCTGCTGGCAGACCCGAGGGCCGGTGCGACGTACAACTACGCCCAGGCGCCGGTTGAGTTGCTGGAGACCGCCCTGCGCATGAAGGCGGTCGCCGACCGGCACGGCGTCACTCTGCGGGCCGCCGCGCTGGCCTTCTGCGCCGCCCATCCGGCGGTCGCGAGCGTCCTGGTCGGTGCCCGCTCGGCGGCCGAGGCCGACGACTGCGCCGAGCAGTTCGCCACCGCCGTCCCCGACGCCCTCTGGGAAGAGCTCAGGGACACCGGACTACTGCCTGCGGAGGAGCTGTCATGA
- a CDS encoding lipase maturation factor family protein: MDWFTAPEYWLSRLVFQRALAGVYLVAFLTAAWQFRALLGERGMLPIPRFVERVPFRTAPSLFQLRYSDRLFAAVAWTGCAVSAALLAGLDGRLPLWAGMVLWLVPWALYLSIVNVGQTWYSFGWESLLLETGFLAVFLGNDEVDPPILVLFLVRWILFRVEFGAGLIKMRGDPCWRKLTCLYHHHETQPMPGPLSWFFHHLPKPLHRVEVAANHFTQLVVPFALFAPQPVATGAASLMILTQLWLVLSGNFSWLNWIAIVLAVPALGLPSDHRPAAAAPLWFEIVVLAAAALLLFLSYHPVVNMLSRRQVMNRSFDPLHLVNTYGAFGSVSRIRYEVVVEGTLDDVPREESDWREYEFKGKPGDPRHWPRQFAPYHLRLDWLMWFAALSPAYAGPWFGALVERLLENDRDTLKLLRRSPFPPDEPPRHIRARLFRYRYTTWRELRETGACWERTYVREYLPPTRLARAAQRS, encoded by the coding sequence GTGGACTGGTTCACCGCACCCGAGTACTGGCTGAGCCGGCTGGTCTTCCAGCGGGCCCTGGCCGGCGTGTACCTGGTCGCGTTCCTGACGGCGGCGTGGCAGTTCCGGGCGCTGCTGGGGGAGCGCGGGATGCTGCCGATCCCCCGCTTCGTCGAGCGGGTGCCGTTCCGGACGGCCCCGAGCCTGTTCCAGCTGCGCTACTCCGACCGCCTCTTCGCAGCCGTCGCCTGGACGGGCTGCGCGGTGTCGGCGGCGCTGCTGGCGGGGCTGGACGGCCGACTGCCGCTCTGGGCCGGGATGGTGCTGTGGCTGGTGCCGTGGGCGCTGTACCTGTCGATCGTGAACGTCGGCCAGACGTGGTACTCGTTCGGCTGGGAGTCCCTGCTGCTGGAGACCGGCTTCCTCGCCGTGTTCCTCGGCAACGACGAGGTGGACCCGCCGATCCTCGTGCTCTTCCTGGTGCGCTGGATCCTGTTCCGCGTCGAGTTCGGCGCGGGCCTGATCAAGATGCGCGGCGACCCCTGCTGGCGGAAGCTGACCTGCCTCTACCACCACCACGAGACCCAGCCGATGCCGGGCCCGCTGAGCTGGTTCTTCCACCACCTGCCCAAGCCGCTGCACCGCGTCGAGGTGGCCGCGAACCACTTCACCCAACTCGTCGTGCCGTTTGCGCTGTTCGCCCCGCAGCCGGTCGCGACGGGGGCCGCGTCCCTGATGATCCTGACCCAGCTGTGGCTGGTGCTGTCGGGCAACTTCTCCTGGCTGAACTGGATCGCCATCGTCCTGGCCGTGCCCGCCCTCGGGCTCCCCTCCGACCACCGACCGGCCGCCGCCGCGCCGCTCTGGTTCGAGATCGTGGTCCTCGCCGCGGCCGCGCTCCTGCTGTTCCTCAGCTACCACCCGGTGGTCAACATGCTCTCCCGCCGCCAGGTGATGAACCGCTCCTTCGACCCGCTGCACCTGGTCAACACCTACGGCGCCTTCGGCAGTGTGAGCCGGATCCGTTACGAGGTGGTCGTCGAGGGCACGCTCGACGACGTGCCGCGCGAGGAGTCCGACTGGCGGGAGTACGAGTTCAAGGGCAAGCCTGGCGATCCCCGGCACTGGCCGCGCCAGTTCGCCCCGTACCATCTGCGTCTGGACTGGCTGATGTGGTTCGCCGCGCTCTCCCCCGCGTACGCCGGGCCCTGGTTCGGCGCCCTGGTGGAACGGCTGCTGGAGAACGACCGCGACACCCTGAAACTGCTGCGCCGCTCCCCCTTCCCGCCCGACGAGCCTCCGCGCCACATCCGCGCCCGCCTCTTCCGCTACCGCTACACGACCTGGCGTGAGCTGCGGGAGACGGGCGCGTGCTGGGAGCGGACGTACGTGCGGGAGTACCTGCCGCCGACGCGGCTGGCGAGGGCGGCTCAGAGGTCGTAG